The window GACGGGAGCCGACTCGGCCCCGTAAACGCTGGCGAGGCGTCCGCGGGCGGCGAGGAATGTCTGCTGGATGGTGAGGAAATCGTCTTCGGCATGTGCAAAGGCGAGGCCGTAGGCGACATCGGCATCGGTCGCCCCCCGAATGTGCGGGATACCGAAGGAGTCCCGCCTGATGACGGCGTCGTAGGTGCCGGGCGGCGGCCCGATCCCCTCGACCTCGCCGGCAGCCGACTCCGGCCAGAACATCCAGACGGCGGCCGCCAGCAGCAGCACACTTGCGATCCCAAGGAGCCATTTCTTCCGGCGAGACATGGCAGCACGCTACTCGCTGAGGCTCGGATGCTGCGCACCGCGCCGGTGTCACCCGAGGGTCCGGAGAGAAGCCGCTCAGAGAGGAAACGAAGACGAGACGACATACACTCGTCGCATGCAGCTCACACCAGCCCAACTGGAGTTCCTCACGGAACGGCATCTCGGAACACTCACGACCATCCGGGAGGACGGGACACCCCATGTGGTGGCGATCGCGTTCGTCTACCTTCCAGAGGCCGGGACCGTGCAGATCATCACCGGCGAGAGTTCCCGCAAGGTTCTGAACGTCGACGCGACCGGACGCGCAGCCGTCTGTCAGGTCGACGGAGGCCGGTGGTTGACGCTGGAAGGAGCGGCGGTCGTGCATCGTGATCGGGCTGCCGTCGCCACCGCTGAAGCGGCCTTCGAGTCCCGCTACCGAACGCCATCTGCCAATCCGGACCGAGTCGCCATCGAGATCGCGGTCGACCGTGTCC of the Acidimicrobiia bacterium genome contains:
- a CDS encoding TIGR03618 family F420-dependent PPOX class oxidoreductase gives rise to the protein MQLTPAQLEFLTERHLGTLTTIREDGTPHVVAIAFVYLPEAGTVQIITGESSRKVLNVDATGRAAVCQVDGGRWLTLEGAAVVHRDRAAVATAEAAFESRYRTPSANPDRVAIEIAVDRVLGSGT